The Desulfohalovibrio reitneri genome contains a region encoding:
- a CDS encoding L-threonylcarbamoyladenylate synthase, producing MQKAVQAIRDGKLVIYPTETLYALGCSAFNAEGARRVIELKARPATKPLPIIIGHMDQLSMVTGWFSKAFAKLTREFWPGPLSILVPTGRRLPSEVRDPSGFTSLRLTAHPLAAKLCIQTGGPLISTSANISGGPAAARPSEIDPMLNESVAATLREKPWPGGGLPSTVVKCLGTDELAVIREGAVSLAKLRDAGFTLHMS from the coding sequence ATGCAGAAAGCCGTGCAAGCCATACGGGACGGCAAACTCGTCATCTACCCCACGGAGACGCTCTACGCCCTGGGGTGTAGCGCCTTCAACGCCGAAGGGGCGCGGCGTGTCATCGAACTCAAGGCCCGTCCAGCCACCAAGCCCCTGCCCATCATCATCGGGCACATGGACCAGCTTTCCATGGTCACGGGCTGGTTTTCCAAGGCCTTCGCCAAGCTCACCAGGGAGTTCTGGCCCGGCCCCCTGTCCATTCTGGTGCCCACGGGAAGACGTCTGCCGAGCGAGGTGCGCGATCCCAGCGGCTTCACCTCCCTGCGGCTCACCGCCCACCCCCTGGCCGCCAAGCTGTGCATCCAGACCGGTGGTCCCCTGATTTCCACCAGCGCCAACATTTCCGGCGGCCCGGCTGCGGCCCGTCCCTCGGAAATCGACCCGATGCTCAACGAAAGCGTTGCCGCTACCCTGCGGGAGAAACCCTGGCCCGGCGGCGGCCTGCCATCCACCGTGGTCAAGTGCCTGGGCACGGACGAACTCGCCGTCATCCGCGAGGGGGCGGTGTCCCTGGCCAAACTGCGGGACGCCGGGTTTACCCTGCACATGTCGTAA
- a CDS encoding NUDIX domain-containing protein: protein MPRNPYPTVDVVIFDPVRGVVLVERRNEPLGWALPGGFVDYGENVERAAVREVLEETGLRVTLTGLLGVYSAPDRDPRMHTMSVVFTGVAANPEEVSGGDDARSAGFFPLDGLPELAFDHGRIVSDFAAGLGRYNP from the coding sequence ATGCCGCGTAACCCCTACCCCACCGTTGACGTGGTCATATTTGATCCCGTGCGTGGCGTGGTCCTGGTGGAACGGCGCAACGAGCCGTTGGGCTGGGCTTTGCCAGGCGGATTCGTGGACTACGGCGAAAACGTGGAGCGCGCGGCGGTGCGCGAGGTTCTGGAGGAAACCGGACTGCGCGTAACGCTGACCGGTCTGCTGGGCGTGTATTCCGCCCCTGACCGCGACCCCCGCATGCACACCATGAGCGTGGTATTCACCGGTGTGGCGGCCAATCCGGAAGAGGTCAGCGGCGGGGACGACGCCAGATCGGCGGGGTTTTTCCCATTGGACGGGCTGCCGGAACTGGCCTTCGACCACGGACGCATCGTATCCGATTTCGCGGCCGGACTGGGCCGTTACAACCCCTAG
- the glgA gene encoding glycogen synthase GlgA, protein MAATRDDRPDVVFITSEMFPFSKTGGLADVLGALPTTLAARGLRVAVMTPMYGRMKADEFAPRLVSSDCHVGYPWPPITAEVYYTEYRGVDVYFIGRDEYFDRRSYYNTYKGDYFDNCERFNFFCRACVSWLKQMGHSPRVVNANDWQSALVCVYLNYLRRTDPFFADTKTVMSIHNLAFQGRFSERLFWESGLPSEFWSVDGCEFYGDFNMLKAGITSADYITTVSPSYAEEILTPRFGCGLEGILSKRADSLRGILNGSDYQIWDPRKDTYLPSCYSTERMTGKMWCKKKLLREYYLSDMLEDRPVLGFIGRLRQQKGIDLLLDILPQLMNLNVGVVVLGEGNLETEARLLELMEDYQGQLAAIIGYTEELAHRIQAGCDIFLMPSRYEPCGLTQMYALRYGTPPVATAVGGLRDTIAPYPSDYATGFTFAEPEPNLFLQAVREAVEVWENREAWAEIVHRAMTQDFSWDRSAEGYLELYRDMGALS, encoded by the coding sequence ATGGCTGCCACGCGGGACGACAGGCCGGACGTCGTCTTTATTACGTCGGAGATGTTTCCCTTCTCCAAGACGGGCGGTCTGGCCGACGTGCTGGGCGCGTTGCCCACCACTCTGGCCGCGCGAGGGCTGCGGGTGGCCGTGATGACACCCATGTACGGGCGCATGAAGGCGGACGAGTTCGCGCCCAGGCTCGTTTCCTCCGACTGCCACGTGGGCTACCCCTGGCCGCCCATCACCGCCGAGGTCTACTACACCGAATACCGGGGAGTGGACGTCTACTTCATCGGACGCGACGAGTATTTCGACCGCCGCAGCTACTACAACACTTACAAGGGCGATTATTTCGACAACTGCGAGCGCTTCAACTTCTTCTGCCGGGCATGCGTTTCCTGGCTCAAGCAAATGGGGCACTCGCCGCGCGTGGTCAACGCCAACGACTGGCAGTCCGCCCTGGTCTGCGTCTACCTCAACTACCTGCGCCGCACAGACCCCTTCTTCGCCGACACCAAAACGGTCATGTCCATACACAACCTGGCCTTCCAGGGCCGGTTTTCCGAGCGGCTGTTCTGGGAGTCAGGGCTGCCCTCCGAGTTCTGGAGCGTGGACGGTTGCGAGTTCTACGGCGACTTCAACATGCTCAAGGCCGGCATTACCTCGGCGGACTACATCACCACGGTCAGCCCCTCCTACGCGGAGGAGATCCTCACTCCACGCTTCGGCTGCGGCCTGGAAGGCATCTTGAGCAAACGCGCGGATAGCTTGCGCGGCATCCTCAACGGGTCGGACTACCAGATTTGGGACCCGCGCAAGGACACCTATCTGCCGTCCTGCTATTCCACCGAGCGCATGACAGGCAAGATGTGGTGCAAGAAGAAGCTGCTGCGCGAGTACTACCTTTCAGACATGCTCGAAGACCGCCCCGTTCTGGGGTTCATCGGGCGCCTGCGGCAGCAGAAGGGCATCGACCTGCTGTTGGATATCCTGCCGCAATTGATGAACCTCAACGTGGGCGTGGTCGTCCTGGGCGAGGGAAATCTGGAGACCGAGGCCCGGCTTTTGGAGCTGATGGAGGACTATCAGGGCCAGCTGGCGGCCATAATCGGCTACACAGAGGAGTTGGCCCACCGCATCCAGGCGGGCTGCGACATTTTTCTCATGCCGTCTCGCTACGAGCCCTGCGGCCTGACCCAGATGTATGCCCTGCGTTACGGAACCCCGCCAGTGGCCACGGCGGTCGGAGGCCTGCGCGACACCATTGCGCCCTATCCCAGCGACTACGCCACGGGTTTCACATTTGCAGAACCCGAACCGAACCTCTTTCTTCAGGCCGTCCGCGAGGCGGTCGAAGTCTGGGAAAACCGCGAGGCATGGGCGGAGATCGTGCACCGGGCCATGACGCAGGATTTTTCCTGGGACCGTTCTGCCGAGGGATATCTGGAACTATACAGGGACATGGGCGCGCTGTCCTGA
- a CDS encoding isoamylase early set domain-containing protein, whose product MALKKKFLKSKPVCKVTFTLPPEAAQGAKKVFLVGEFNDWKLDATPMRKLKDGSFTRSLDLEAGKDYHFRYLVDGRDWENDWAADRYEFSPFGNCENSVVSI is encoded by the coding sequence GTGGCTTTGAAAAAGAAGTTTCTCAAGAGCAAGCCCGTCTGCAAGGTCACCTTCACTCTGCCCCCGGAGGCCGCCCAGGGAGCCAAGAAGGTTTTTCTGGTCGGCGAATTCAATGACTGGAAACTGGACGCCACCCCCATGCGCAAGCTCAAGGACGGCTCCTTCACCCGCTCCCTGGACCTGGAAGCCGGCAAGGACTACCATTTCCGCTACCTGGTCGACGGACGCGACTGGGAGAACGACTGGGCCGCCGACCGCTACGAGTTCAGCCCCTTCGGCAACTGCGAGAACTCGGTAGTCAGCATCTGA
- the glgB gene encoding 1,4-alpha-glucan branching protein GlgB codes for MNGTLPVDIPPFDLYLFGRGEHWDVYRILGAHPAEQDGESGWRFAVWAPNAQGVSVLGDFNGWNAGEHKLHPVGVSGIWAGFIAGLGQGENYKYAVHGHWGNTVLKTDPCAFHTELRPGNAAKLWPLENHQWGDQEWMDARRETGLPFDKPISIYEIHPASWQWAGDEYGSFLNYRELADRLIPYLKDLGFTHLQFMPLAEHPLDQSWGYQTSHLYAPTSRYGRPEDLKYLVDRCHQEGIGCILDWVPGHFPKDEWCLGRFDGTALYEHQDPRKGEHPDWGTYIFNYGRHEVRNFLLSNALYWLKEFHFDGLRIDAVASMLYLDYSREEGEWEPNVHGGNENIEAVEFLRQLNTVVHDQFPGVSMIAEESTAWPGVSRPTYTGGLGFTFKWNMGWMHDMLSYFQKESLYRAYHQDMITFSMLYAFTENFVLPISHDEVVHGKGALLSKMPGDTWQQFANQRLFFSYMWAHPGKKLIFMGQEFGQWNEWDSESQLDWILYDFPAHQGLADVLRDLNRLLREEPPMHEIDFEWQGFSWVDISDYQASVISFLRKDTRGNPLLWVFNFTPVVRDTYRVGCPGPGHWREIFNSDASIYGGSNVGNYLGATAKENPDPEGWSHYLDLTLPPLAAMCFKPDTWKAGE; via the coding sequence ATGAACGGGACCCTTCCCGTGGACATCCCCCCTTTCGACCTCTACCTCTTCGGGCGTGGCGAGCATTGGGACGTCTACCGCATTCTCGGCGCGCATCCCGCGGAGCAGGATGGTGAGAGCGGCTGGCGTTTCGCTGTCTGGGCGCCCAACGCCCAGGGCGTCTCCGTGTTGGGGGATTTCAACGGCTGGAACGCGGGGGAGCACAAGCTCCATCCTGTCGGCGTATCCGGCATCTGGGCCGGTTTCATCGCCGGGCTCGGGCAGGGCGAGAATTACAAGTACGCCGTGCACGGGCACTGGGGCAACACGGTGCTCAAGACCGACCCTTGCGCTTTCCACACCGAACTCCGGCCCGGAAACGCCGCCAAGCTGTGGCCGCTGGAAAACCACCAGTGGGGGGACCAGGAGTGGATGGATGCCCGCCGGGAAACCGGGCTGCCCTTTGACAAGCCCATCTCCATCTACGAGATCCATCCCGCCTCCTGGCAGTGGGCTGGGGACGAATACGGCTCTTTCCTCAACTACCGCGAACTGGCCGACCGCCTCATTCCCTATCTCAAGGACCTGGGCTTCACCCATTTGCAGTTCATGCCTTTGGCGGAGCACCCCCTGGATCAGTCCTGGGGCTACCAGACGTCCCACCTCTACGCCCCCACCTCGCGCTACGGACGCCCGGAGGACCTCAAGTATCTTGTGGATCGCTGCCACCAGGAGGGCATCGGCTGCATCCTGGACTGGGTTCCAGGACATTTCCCCAAGGACGAGTGGTGCCTGGGCCGCTTCGACGGCACCGCCCTGTACGAGCACCAGGATCCTCGCAAGGGCGAGCACCCGGACTGGGGGACCTACATCTTCAATTACGGCCGCCACGAGGTGCGCAACTTCCTTCTGTCCAACGCCCTGTACTGGCTCAAGGAGTTCCATTTCGACGGCCTGCGCATCGACGCCGTGGCCTCCATGCTCTACTTGGACTACTCCCGCGAGGAGGGCGAGTGGGAGCCCAACGTCCACGGCGGCAACGAGAATATCGAGGCTGTGGAGTTTTTGCGCCAGCTAAATACCGTGGTGCACGACCAGTTTCCCGGCGTAAGCATGATCGCGGAGGAATCGACCGCTTGGCCGGGCGTCTCCCGCCCCACCTACACGGGGGGGCTGGGCTTCACCTTCAAATGGAACATGGGCTGGATGCACGACATGCTGTCCTATTTCCAGAAGGAGTCTCTGTACCGAGCCTACCACCAGGACATGATCACTTTCTCCATGCTCTACGCCTTCACGGAGAACTTCGTTCTGCCCATCAGCCACGACGAGGTGGTTCACGGCAAGGGCGCGCTGCTATCCAAGATGCCGGGCGACACTTGGCAGCAATTCGCCAACCAGCGGCTCTTCTTCAGCTACATGTGGGCCCACCCCGGCAAGAAGCTGATTTTCATGGGCCAGGAGTTCGGCCAGTGGAACGAGTGGGACAGCGAAAGCCAGCTTGACTGGATCCTCTACGATTTTCCCGCTCATCAGGGGCTTGCCGATGTGCTGCGCGACCTTAACCGCCTTCTGCGCGAGGAGCCGCCCATGCACGAGATAGACTTCGAGTGGCAGGGCTTCTCCTGGGTGGACATCAGCGACTACCAAGCCTCGGTCATCAGTTTTCTGCGCAAGGACACGCGCGGCAATCCTTTGCTGTGGGTATTCAACTTCACCCCCGTGGTGCGCGACACCTACCGCGTGGGCTGCCCCGGCCCGGGACATTGGCGGGAGATATTCAACTCCGACGCCTCCATCTATGGCGGCTCCAACGTGGGCAACTACTTGGGAGCCACGGCCAAAGAGAATCCCGACCCGGAAGGCTGGTCCCACTACCTGGATCTGACCCTGCCGCCGCTTGCGGCCATGTGCTTCAAGCCGGATACCTGGAAAGCCGGAGAATAG
- the pdxA gene encoding 4-hydroxythreonine-4-phosphate dehydrogenase PdxA, with translation MTRPLLITQGDPAGLGPELICRVVPGVDAPVCLIGPPKSLRRMAEELGIPSFWREVDSPEEIDEGVGLLVPQGCADLDPTPGRATREGGLAAGLALEEAARLMLAGRGRALVTCPLHKAMLQAAGFPFPGHTEFLARAAGLEPEDVCMMLAGPRLRVGLVTTHPPLRDVPSLVTRERVLRCLRLLAEAVRGLGAEGPIAVCGLNPHAGEGGAIGREDLEVVAPAVESAVAEGIDAQGPFPADTIFRRALDGEFAAVLAMYHDQGLGPLKLVHFGEAVNATLGLPFVRTSPDHGTGFDLVGTGNADTGGLRAAVDAALRMCDRNTRLS, from the coding sequence ATGACCCGGCCGCTCTTGATTACCCAGGGCGACCCGGCGGGCCTGGGGCCTGAACTTATTTGCCGTGTGGTCCCGGGGGTGGATGCCCCTGTTTGCCTCATCGGGCCGCCCAAGTCATTGCGGCGGATGGCTGAGGAACTGGGCATTCCTTCCTTTTGGCGGGAGGTGGACAGCCCGGAGGAGATCGACGAAGGCGTCGGGTTGCTAGTGCCCCAGGGGTGCGCCGACCTCGACCCGACGCCGGGTCGGGCCACGCGTGAAGGCGGTTTGGCCGCCGGCTTGGCCCTGGAGGAGGCCGCCCGTTTAATGTTGGCCGGACGCGGCCGCGCCCTGGTCACGTGCCCACTGCACAAGGCCATGCTCCAGGCGGCCGGGTTTCCCTTTCCCGGCCACACCGAGTTTCTGGCCCGGGCAGCCGGACTGGAACCTGAGGACGTGTGCATGATGCTGGCCGGGCCGAGACTGCGGGTGGGATTGGTGACCACCCATCCCCCCCTGCGGGATGTGCCCTCCCTGGTCACGCGCGAACGGGTGCTGCGTTGCCTGCGCCTGCTGGCCGAGGCGGTGCGCGGCCTTGGCGCGGAAGGGCCCATAGCCGTCTGCGGCCTCAATCCCCACGCTGGGGAGGGCGGAGCCATCGGCCGGGAGGATCTGGAAGTGGTTGCCCCGGCGGTTGAAAGCGCCGTGGCCGAGGGTATCGACGCCCAGGGGCCGTTCCCGGCGGATACCATTTTCCGACGCGCGTTGGACGGCGAGTTCGCAGCAGTTTTGGCCATGTACCACGACCAAGGGCTGGGACCGCTGAAGCTGGTTCACTTCGGCGAAGCGGTCAATGCCACCCTTGGCCTGCCTTTCGTGCGTACCTCTCCCGACCACGGCACGGGGTTCGACCTGGTGGGCACGGGCAATGCCGATACCGGCGGCCTGCGAGCGGCGGTGGATGCCGCCTTGCGCATGTGTGACCGGAACACACGGCTCAGCTGA
- a CDS encoding tetratricopeptide repeat protein, translating into MSAELTKARSHISRIHSHLKQQKTLPAAQALYEALRIILTSQLMKSERSEFSDLIEQAIYQLTQDPNFKQAYPLKLEYEPGKEKQLYRQMGEVMKELQASTTEEAQGLLAMMEQRKKEGVEKVQANLDAGKHDEAKKLADDLVRDFKDDTDLKADIADRFLQAGLYQEAFDYLDEALRNDPEAVHLYNRIGIVLRKMKDFDTAERYYRKALECCKHDEYLYFNIGRLYYDWQKWHEMADMAKRALKLNPEFTQAKKMLQFAHKKLGN; encoded by the coding sequence ATGTCCGCAGAGCTGACCAAGGCCCGCAGCCACATCTCGCGAATCCATTCGCACCTCAAGCAGCAGAAGACCCTGCCCGCGGCCCAGGCGCTGTATGAGGCCCTGCGCATCATCCTCACCTCCCAGCTCATGAAGTCGGAGCGGTCGGAGTTCTCCGATCTCATCGAGCAGGCCATCTACCAGCTCACCCAGGACCCCAATTTCAAGCAGGCCTATCCCCTCAAGCTGGAGTACGAGCCGGGCAAGGAAAAGCAGCTCTACCGCCAGATGGGCGAGGTCATGAAAGAGTTGCAGGCCTCCACCACCGAGGAGGCCCAAGGCCTTCTGGCCATGATGGAGCAGCGCAAGAAGGAAGGTGTGGAAAAGGTCCAGGCCAACCTGGACGCGGGCAAGCACGACGAGGCCAAAAAGCTGGCCGACGATCTCGTCCGCGATTTCAAGGACGACACCGACCTCAAGGCGGACATCGCCGACCGCTTCCTCCAGGCCGGGCTCTACCAAGAGGCCTTCGACTACCTGGACGAAGCCCTGCGCAACGACCCCGAGGCGGTGCATCTGTACAACCGCATCGGCATCGTCCTGCGCAAGATGAAGGATTTCGACACGGCCGAGCGCTACTACCGCAAGGCGCTCGAATGCTGCAAGCACGACGAGTATCTCTACTTCAACATCGGCCGCCTCTACTACGACTGGCAGAAATGGCACGAAATGGCCGACATGGCCAAGCGGGCGTTGAAACTCAACCCTGAGTTCACCCAGGCCAAAAAGATGTTGCAGTTCGCCCACAAGAAGCTGGGCAACTAG